Proteins encoded by one window of Cervus canadensis isolate Bull #8, Minnesota chromosome 18, ASM1932006v1, whole genome shotgun sequence:
- the C18H16orf87 gene encoding UPF0547 protein C16orf87 homolog — MSATRAKKVKMATKSCPECDQQVPVACKSCPCGYIFISRKLLNAKHPEKSPSSTENKHEAKRRRTERVRREKINSTVNKDLENRKRSRSNSHSDHIRRGRGRPKSASAKKHEEEREKQEKEIDIYANLSDEKAFVFSVALAEINRKIINQRLIL, encoded by the exons ATGTCTGCAACTCGAGCTAAGAAAGTGAAGATGGCCACCAAATCATGCCCCGAGTGTGACCAACAG gTTCCTGTTGCATGTAAATCATGTCCCTGTGGTTACATATTTATTAGCAGAAAACTTTTAAATGCAAAACACCCAGAAAAATCACCATCTTCTACAG AAAACAAGCATGAGGCCAAGAGGAGGCGAACAGAGAGAGTTAGGCGAGAGAAGATCAATTCTACAGTAAATAaagatttagaaaacagaaagaggtcTCGAAGTAACAGCCATTCAGATCATATCAGACGAGGAAGAGGAAGACCTAAAAGTGCATCTGCCAAAAAACATGAGGAAGAAAGAG agaaacaggaaaaggaaattgaCATCTATGCTAACCTCTCTGATGAAAAGGCTTTCGTGTTTTCAGTCGCCTTggcagaaataaatagaaaaattattaatCAAAGACTTATTCTCTGA